Sequence from the Anaerolineae bacterium genome:
TGGAGCGAGTGTCGGACAACATATTCGACCTGATCTGATACGTGATGCGTGATACGTGATACGTAACATGTAATGGTGCAGCTGCGTCTATCACGCATCACGCATCACGTATCACGCGTCACGTATCACGCGTCACGTATCACGTATCACTGAGGAGGGCGGAGGAGTGGACTTTCAGGCATGGGCACAAACCGTGCCCGACCTGATGAGAAGCGACCGCCTGTGGACGCTAGAGGCGTACCGGCTTGCGTTGTTCGCCTGTGATGTCGCCTGGGACGACGCGGCGCGACTAACCGGCGATCGCCGGACCAGGTCGCTGGCCGATCAGTTGTACCGGGCAGTCGGCTCCATCAGCGCTAACATCGCCGAGGGCTACAGCCGGGGGACCGGCCGGGACCGGGCGCTCTTCTACCAGTATGCCTTGGGGTCCGCCCGTGAGGGCCGCGACTGGTACTACAAGGGCCGTCACGTGCTGGGGAGTGAGACCGCCCAGCTCCGCATGGAACTGCTGACCAGCGTAATCCGCCTCTTGCTGACCATGATCCCCCAGCAGAGGGGAAGCTGACACGTGATACGTGATACGTGATACGTGACATGTGAGGGTGCAGAGGCGTGTATCACGCATCACGTGTCACGCATCACGCATCACGCGTCACGCGTCACGCATCACGCAACAGGAGCGTCTCGTGAGCAGACCCGGAATCGGCATCGTTTCCTTCGCCCACGGCCACATCAACCTGTATGCCCATCAGATCGCTCGCTTCGACGACGCCCGCCTGGTGGCCGCCTGGGATGACAACCGGGAGCGGGGGGAGAAGCTCTCCCGCGACTTGGGCATCCCCTACTCGCCCCACCTGGAGGACGTGCTCTCCCGCCCCGAGGTGGACTGCGTCATCGTGGGCAGCGAGACCAACCGCCACGCCGACCTGGCCGTGGCGGCCATGGAGGCGGGCAAGGCCGTCCTCCTGCAAAAGCCCATGGCCACCACTCTGGCCGACTGCGACCGAATCATCGAGACAGTCAACCGCACCGGCGTCTGGTTCAGCTTGGCTTTCCAGATGCGCCACGATCCTATGAACCAGAAGATGCGCGAACTGGTTCGGTCCGGCGTGGTGGGTCGGGTAGGCACGATCCGCCGCCGCCACTGCATCTCGGTGCTATTCAACCGCGACTTCGTGGAGGGCCCCTCGCGCTGGCACTTGAGCCGCGAGGCTAACCGGGGCATGTTCTTCGACGATGCCACCCACGCCCTGGACTGGCTGGTGTGGATGACGGGGCAGATGCCGGTGTCGGTCATCGCCGAGATCGACAACGTCCTCACCGACGTCGCCCCGGACGATACGGGCGTGGCCATCTACCGCTACGCCGACGGCCTCTTCGCCGAGGTGTACAATTCCAGCGTCACCCTGGCCGGGGAGAACACCACCGAGATCTACGGTGACAAGGGTGTCATCATCCAGAACCACGGCGACGCCGTTTCCACCATGCTCAGACCGGAGCACGCCATCGGGCTCAAGCTGTACGAAGCGGAGAAGGGCTACCTGGGATGGCAGGACCTGGGGGTTCCCATTCCGGACAGCCAGGGCGAGCGCATCGCCGGGGTGGCCCGACCGTTCATAGACGGACTCAAGGCAGGCGAGCCCCTCTGTTGCGCCCGCGAGGGCCGGATGTCGGTGGAGATGTGCCTGGCCGCCTACCGTGCCGCCGAGACAGGCACTCGAGTCACTTTCCCGTTCCATTAGGCGAGATGAGCAAAGGCCCTTACCCTCCGATCTCGCCTGTGTCTTGGCTACGCACGGAGGACGACTGCATCCTGGGGCGCCGTCCCCATCCCCAGTCATCACGAACTCGGAACGCTGTCTTCCATTCCCAGCTCCCGGATCTCCCTTGTCATCCCGAGCCCCTAGATCTCCCTTGTCATTCCGAGCCCCGAAGGGGCGAGGAATCTCCGGCGCTCTGGGGCCGGAGATTCCTCGCCGACGCTGCTCACGACGCAAACCACACCGACCACTCTTCGCCCACATGCAGCGGTAGGGGCAGGCCACCGTGCCTGCCCAGGGCGGACGCGGCGGTCCTCCCCTACCGCGCTACTCTCATCACCTCGCCACGTGCGAGGCAGCCGCGTGTGATACCCGGCATGATGGAGCGCGCGAGATACAATCGCTTTGGGCATCCGGGAAAGACCGGACGATGGAATCCCATTCGGCAACCTTGTTGCGCAGGAGGCAGTAGTGACTAACGAGGGCAAGCGGCTGTGGATTGATGGGCACACTCACCTTCTCCGGCGCACCGTCCGCGGCGCGGAGGACCTCCGCTACACGCTCGACGACGTGCTCACTGTACTGGAAGGCTGCGACGCCGACCTCCGCTTCATCGTCAGCGACAACAACCCGGCTGACGTGGACCGCATCGTGGAGGAGCCGGAGTTCCTGCACGCGATGAACGAGCGCGTGTACCGGGACTTCGTCCAGCCCTCTGGAGGACGGCTGTTCGGCTCAGTACAGATTGACCCCCGAGCGGTGAAGCAGTCGCACAAGGACCTAGACCTCTACCTGGGCGAGCGCAACTTCGTCCAGGTAGGTGAGGTAGAGGGGATGCCCTTCGGTTTCCCTCTCGATAGCCTCCAGATGGTGGAGCTGGCCCGGCACGCGGGGCAACTCGGTGCCCCGGTGCAGCTGCACTGCTCCACGGCCGACAGCCCCACCGGAGAGCACCTGCGCCAGGCTCTGCACCTTGCCGCCGAAGTGCCAGAGTGCAACTTCATCATCGCCCACGCTATCGGCGGGCGGAACAGCTATCACTACATCTCCGCCATCGAACAGTACCTGGCTCGAGGCCTGGACAATGTGTACCTGGAGATCATCCAGTTCCACTTGCGGGCCCACCTGCGCTCAGCCTACGAGCACCTGGGGCCCGAGCGCCTGGTGGTGGGCACCGACTGGGCCACCTACCACGGCCCCCCCTGGCCTCCCTACGGCACCCACACCACCCTCCTGTCGCACCCCGACTTCTGGCGGCAGGTCAGCCTCAAGGGGTTCAGCCAGTGGAACTCAGAGTTCTGGTTCAGCAGCATGTTCATGCTGGACCTGCGGGAGAACCCCTACCCGGCCCGTGTGTCCAGCCTGGTCGGGTTCATGCAGGAGGCTGGCTTCAGCGACGAGGACATCGAGAAGGTGGGTTCCGGCAACGCCATCAGGCTTTTCCGGCTGCGAGAGAAGGGCCTGCTGCCGTGACGACGGCGCTGATGGAGGCGAAGGGGACGGAGATGAGCCCCTCTGTCCCTCTCGCCGGCAGACGAGCCTGGGTGAGGTGACCGAAGCGCAGCGGCTACGTTAACGCATCAGCCCTCGCGCCAGACCGACCGAGTAGACGATCAGCATCTGCGCCGGGCCGTAGGTGAGCCATATCAGGTCGTTCCACTCCGGCCGTCTCACGTCGCGGAACAGCCGCATGGCGATGAGCAGGTCGCTGACGAAGAAGAGCGCCCCTCCCAGGGCGAGGAGAAGGAGCACTGGTCGGGTGAGTCCCAGCCCCAGTCCCAGTCCGGCGGTGCTGGCCAGCAGCAGCGTGTACGGCAGGGCCAGCGCCCGCAGGAGGCCAGGTCGCTCCCCCCGCTGCGCTACCGCGTACCAGCTTGCCACCCCGATCCCCAGCCAGACCAGCCAGGAAAGGGTCAGGACCGGACCAGCGGCCACGCCCGGGGTGCCGGCCAGAACCAGGAAGGCCCCACAGTAGGCCATGTGCCCCAAGGCGAAGGCGCCCATGCCGCCCAGCGCCGGATGCGGGGCCGGCAGTACCGAGGCCATGAACAGGTCCCCCACCAGGCCGAGACTCATGCCCACCGCGATCAACAGGGCGTAGAGCCCCGCCCGCTCAACCCAGGCCGTAGCCAACCACCCCCAGGCCGCCAGCGCCAGCACCCCCGAAGAAGCCAGCCGGGTAGCAGGGGGCATCCGCCCGCCCGCAGCGGCGTCGATGGGGCCGGCCGCCAGCCCGCCGAAGAGCAGCCCGGCCCAGGCGACCCAGGCCACGGCAAGGCCTATCGCCTCAGGCGAAGGCATCGTCCTCGTTCGCCCTAGAGCGCCCCTTGAGCCAGGCGGCGTTGCTCTGCCGGACCAGGGCACAGTAGCGGCGCACCCGGGCCACCGGAGTAGCCGGCGTCACCGGACTGCCGATGCTCATGACGAACCGCCCGCGGTTCCGGCGACCGGCCGCCAGCTGGCGCTCGATCTCCGCCCGCAGGGTGGCGTCGTCGGCGTCCTGCAGTACCCCTATGGCATCGAGGTTGCCGAGGATGGCGCAGCGCCCGTCCGCCCGCTGCGCCACCTCTTCAATGTCTATGCGGAAGCCCTTCTTGCTTTCCTCCAGCGACAGGGCATCGGCGCCCGCGGCCAGCAGGTGCTCCCAGCGGTCATTGGGATCCCCGCAGTAGTAGTAGATGCTGTGCATTCCTGCGGAGCGGATCTCCTCCACCAGGCGCTGCAGGTAGGGCAGGCTGAGGCGGGCGAAGGCGGCCGGGCTGATCATGTCCGTGAGGCACTCTTCGATCCAGACGCCCTTGGCCCCCAGAGCCGCCGCCAGCCGCACCTGATACTGAGCCCGTGCCAGATATCGCTCACAGGCGTGAAGCACCAGGTCGGGGCGCGAGGCCACCATCTCCATCATGCCCTCGAATCCCCACAGGTCGTAGGTGGCCCAGAGCGGCGAGGACACCTGCCGGAAGGGATACAGCTCCCGGCCGAACTCGTCCAGCAGCGCCCGCGCCAGATCGCCGGCCCCCCGCGCCACCGCCTGCTCCGGGCTCCCCTGCATGGTAGGGACCTGCGCCTCTATCTCCTCCGGCGTCTCCGCCAACCACTGGGGCCGCACAGACTGCACCCGCCCCAACGGGTTCCACCCCCCTACCGAAGGCCGCAGGAGGCGTTCCTGCCTGCCCGTGCGCCGGTCCACCCGCACCACCTGCCCGCCCAGCACTTGCAGCGCCTGGGATTCCCGCTCGGAGCGCGGCGGCGCTACCGGCAGCTCGAACCAGTCCTGCCCCGTCCGTCGAATGACGTCCCGACGCCAGGCCAGCTGGCGCTCTAGGTCAGGCGCCTGCTGGTACCACCAGGGGCACTCGGTCAACTCGTCCCAATGGTCGCGAATGAATATGCCCTCGTAGCAGATGACAGCAGCGAACTCCGTCGTACCACCGGATGAGAACGCTGCCTCGACTTTCTCTCGACCAGTCATCTCGTCACTCTCGATCCCGCCTCAGCCTACCGGTAGCCCGGCTATGGCCACGTGCACACGGTGGCTATTCTCGGTCAGAGCCCGCCTATACTCAAGCACCCGATGGGCAAGGCTTCTTTGGCGTTCGCCGGGCGCCTGCATGTCCCGCCTCAGCGTGAAGCTTCCCTGGTACCGGCACCCCGGCGGCAGTATCATTAGCCACAGTGCCCGCCGCCCGCGGGCACCGGATAACTGTCTTAGGAGTGCAGAAAGTGCCCGAGCGCCTTCCGATATACCTGCCCGAAGACCGCTACTTCGACCCCAACCCCCAGCAGAAGGAGATCGCGCTGGAGCTGTATCGTCAGATACGCGACCTACCCCTCCTCTGCACTCACGGCCATGTGGACCCTAGAATGTTCGCCGATCCCGACTACTCATTCGGCTCGCCCACGCAGCTGATCCTCATTCCCGATCACTACATCTTCCGCATGCTCTACTCCCAGGGCGTGCCCCTGGAGAGCCTGGGCATCCCCCGCCGCGACGGTGGCCCCACGGAGCGAGACCACCGCCGGGCCTGGCAAGTGTTCGCCGAGCACTTCTACCTCTTCCGGGGCACTCCCACCGGCATGTGGCTGGCCCACGAGCTCAAGGAGGTGTTCGGGGTCCAAGAGCGGCTAACGGGAGAGACGGCGCAGACGGTCTACGACCACATCCAGGACCGGCTGAACTCGCCCGAGTACCGGCCCCGCCGCCTGTTCGAGCGGTTCAACATCGAAGTGCTAAGCACCACGGACGCCGCCACCTCGCGCCTGGAACATCACCAGGCCATACGTGAGTCGGGTTGGCCCGGCCGGGTCATCCCCACGTTCCGACCGGACGCCGTGGTCAACCTGGATGCGCCCGGCTGGCGGGAGAACGTGGACGCCCTGAGCGAGGTGTCGGGCATCGCCGTGGACGGGTACTCGTCCCTCATCCAGGCGCTGGAGAGCCGCCGAGCTTACTTCAAAAGCATGGGCGCCGTGGCCACCGATCACGCCGCCCTCACTCCCTACACCGAGGAGCTAACCGCCCGGGAGGCCGACACCATCTTCCAGCGGGCGCTGCGGGGGGAGGCTACCGCCGAGGACGCAACACGCTTCACCGGGCACATGCTCATGGAGAGCGCGCGAATGAGCATCGAGGACGGCCTGGTCATGCAGCTTCATCCCGGCTCCTTCCGCAACCACAACCCGGAGGTATTCGCCCGGTTCGGCCCCGACATGGGAGCCGACATCCCGGTGGCTACCGAGTTTACCCGCAACCTCAGGCCCCTGTTGAGCAAGTACGGCAACGACCCCCGCCTGACCCTCATCCTGTTCATGCTGGACGAGTCCACCCTATCGCGCGAACTGGCTCCCTTGGCGGGGCACTACCCCGCTCTCAAGCTGGGTCCGCCCTGGTGGTTCTTCGACAGCCTCAACGGCATGACTCGCTTCCGGGAACTGGTGAGCGAGACGGCCGGGCTCTACAACACCGTGGGCTTCAACGACGACACCCGAGCCTTCCCCTCCATCCCCGCCCGCCACGACCTGGCCCGCCGGGTGGACGCCAACTGGCTGGCCGGTCTGGTGGTGCGCGGCATCGTACCCCTGGACGAGGCCCACGAGATGGCCCACGCCTGCGCCTACGGCCTAGCTAAGGCAGGTTACAGGTTGTAGGTTACAGGGAACAGGGGGGAGGGAGGACTACCGGACTTCAGCCGGAGAGGAGACGGGCACGCAGAGCTGTCAGCATCTTGCTGATCTCCTCGATGAGGGACAGAGCGTGCTGGGCCTCCTGAGGTGACGCGAGACCCAGATCGAGGGCCAGCAGGAGGAAGGTCTCAGCTTCTGCCAGAGATCCCTTCGCCACCGCGACGAAGTGGGCGTAGTCTTTACGGGTCCCCCGCGCATGCCCTTCGGCGACATTCGCCGGGACCGACGCCGCTGCTCTCACCAGTTGGCTGGTGAGCCGGTATTCCTCCTCCCTGGGGAAGCCTGCCGCCAGCCGGTAGACCTCAGCCGTCATCTCCATTGCCTTCCGCCATACGACCAGGTCCCGGTGTGACTCGATCTTGCCCACCCTGCTCTTCCCTACCCCCTGTAACCTGTTCCCTATAACCTATAACCTGCTTTACGGCCCTTCGCAGCAGCGCCCGCTGGTCACTCGGAGGACGGGGCCCTTCTCCACGGCGAAGGTCTCTGCCTCCATCTTCACGATGTGTCCGTCGTCATCCAGCGCCTCGATGGACCAGGGCTCATTTCCGCCGTGCCAGTCCACGGAGACGAACCTGCCGATGTAACGCTGACCGAGATAGACGGGCATCTCACGCTCTCGCATACCGCGACCTCTCTAACAAGGCTGTCTGACTGTAACACTGTATGTTATTCCCGTCTCCGGCGCGACTGCAGGGAGTCCGAGGGATGGGCTGAGTACGTGCCCACCCGGGACCCCCTGCGACAGCCGCCAGATCCAGTAACCTACCGCGCTGATTCGTCGGATTCGATAGCGCCGAAGACGTTGCCCTCGGTGTCGGTGAAGTAGATCACGAAGCCCACCCCCGGCACGACACTCTTGGGCATGATCACCTTGCCGCCGTTGGCCTCCACCTTGCGCGCCGTTTCGTCCACCGAGACGACTGCGGCGGTGTTAACCACACCCGTATGCCCTTCCCGGCGCATGATGGCACCGTTGATGCCCGGTGTGCCTTCCTCCCCGGTGGTCACCAGCCAGTAGTCAATTGGGCCCTCCCATCTTTGCGCCTGCCAGCCCAGAACGTTGCGGTAGAAGCTGACAGCGCGCTCCGGGTCGTCCGCGGGGACCTCAAAGTGCACCACCCTACCCACCATGCACCTCCAACGATACGAATCGGCCGGCGACGTCGAGCGTGCCACGGCCTCAGCCTCGCCCTGCCAGCGCCCGCACGCACGGGCTCGAGCGCATCATGCACCGAACGCCGCTCACCGTCCAGCATCAGGGTAGGTTACAGGGAATAGGTTATAGGTTACAGGGGATAGGGAATAGGGGGTAGTGAAGCGGAGGGACGTCTGAGAGACTCCCCTGTAACCTATAACCTATCCCCTATCCCCTGTAACCTATAACCTATCCCCTGTAACCTGTAACCTATCCCCTGTAACCTGTAACCTATTCCCTGTAACCTGTAACCTATCCCCTAGAAACACCAGCTTGTTCTGGCTGATGGGTATGCCCGAGGCGTAGCCGCCCGGGGTGTGGAACCAGGTGTCGAGGACTTCAGCGTCGACGATGGTGTAGCAGTGAGGGTAGCCGACGGGGATGGCGGGCACGTCCTCGGCCAGGAGAGCCTGCATCTCGTGCACCAGCTGCATCGGCTTCTCCGGTCGGAGACGGTCAACGGCAGGCGGGCCAACTCGTCGAAGCGTGGGTTGTTGTAGCCCGGCACCCGGTTGAGAGAGCGGCTCTGACTGAAGCTGGCGCAGACGACTCTCAGCTGGTCCGGATCTCCGCCCAGGCCGCCGTGCCCCAGGGGCATCAACTCATACTCACCGTTGCGGGCCATCTCGTCGCGGCTCAGCCGATCCACCCCGTTCAGTTCCACCTCTACGCCCACCCTGGCCAGATCGGAGCGGATGAACTCGGGCAGGCGAGCCAGATCGTCGGTGCTGTCGGTCAGCGTGAACGGCAGGCGCCGGCCGTCCAGGCCTTCGCCCACGCCGTCGCCGTCAGCGCCCCAGTAGCCCGCCACCTCCGGGAGGAGCTCCACCCGCGCCGCGTCATGCTCGTGCCGACCGGCGTCAGGGTCGTAGTAGGCGTGGGCCGCAAGGAGCCAGCTCTCACCCCCCGGGGAGGCCCCGGCCCTGCAACACCCGATCCACAATCCCCTGCCGATCCAGGGCGTGGGCCAGCGCCCGTCGCCCCGACACGTCGTCCAGGGGTGACAGCTCCAGGTTGAGGAATAGGGCCATGTGCCACTCCCCCGGCGCTTCCAGGATGCGGCAGGGCGACTCCCGGAACGGAGCCAGGACGTCGTCGGTGAACCGGCCCGAGGGGCTGGCGGCGTCAATGTCGCCGTTGCGCAGGGCCAGCAACTCGCCGCTCATCGGCCGATACTCGATCCGCTCCACGTGGGGCTCGCCCAGAAAGTAGTCCGGGTTGGCCAGGAAGATGAAGGACAGGCCCTCCTCCAGGCAGAGGCTGGCCAGCGTGCGCCGGAGCTCCGCCCAGGCGACGGCGCCCCGCCCCGCAGTGGGCTCGTACAGGATGAGCAGATCGAGCGAGCAGGCCAGGGCTATGGCACTCATGGCTCGTTGCCTCTGCTCGCCGCTCAGCTCGTGTGGATCCCTGTGCCAGGGTCATGCCGCCCCCACCCGCGGATCCAGCCACCGGGAGAGCACATCCGCGCCTGCGTTGGCCAGGACCATGGCCAGGGACACCACCAGGAAGAGCCCCTCGATCAGGGGATAGCCGCGCACCCCCACAGCGGTGACCAGCAAGTGCCCCAACCCGGGGTAGGCGAAGAGCGTCTCCACGAATACCGAGCCCGTCACCAGCAGGCCGGCATCGGCGGCGAAGGGAGTACGGGCGCCGCTGAGGGGCAGCCAGCGCAGGTGCACGGCGGAGGCCAGTATGAGCAGCATCCCCAGGAAGAACGAAGGCAGGCCATCCACGAGGGTGAGCAATCCGAGCGAGGTTCGGTCGAACCAGGAGTCGCGGCGTCAGGCCGCCTGTGCTCCCCAGAGAACACCGGCCACGGACGCCAGAGCCAGAGCCGTCCCTCCCAGAAGCAGGGACCAGGGCCGGTGGGTCCGGATCAGGCTCCACACGTCGTGGCTGTAATAGATAGAGCGGCCCAGGTCCGCCCGGGCCAGCCGCATTCAGAAATCGCGGTACTGCTGCAGGAGGGGCTCGCCCAGTCCGTAGTGCTCTTCCAGGCGGGCGAAGGCCTCCCGGCTCAAGGCGGTAGCGCCAATGTCGGGGTCGCAGAGGGCGCGAATGGGATCGCCTGGAAGCAGGCGAGGCAGAAGGAAGTCTATGGTGAGGACTAGGAAGAGGGTCAGGGCTCAGACGCCCATGCGTCCGGCCCTGCCCGGAGGCGAGCGGTGCATCCCGCACCACCGGCCGCGCTAGCGGCTTTCGAGCTCGCCGAAGCAGGGCAGGCAGAGCACTTCGCCCTCCAACAGCCGGGCGCGCGTCTCCATCACCGGCTCCCCGCAGCGGGAGCAGACGACGGACTGGCGCAGCTGGGCCCGACGGGGAAGCGGCGTGTCCACCTCCCGTACCGTGAAGACTTCCTCCTCGGGGAGCTCCAGCAACCGCATGGCTCTCTCCCGGTGGAGCTGGCCGAAGCGGTCGCGCTCGGCCTCGGTGGCGGTGTCGGCGTTGATCTTCTCCCGCAGGGCCAGGTACTCCTCCGAGGGCGGCTCAGCGCGGCGGGGCTTGCTGGCCACCCGGATGGCCTTGCCGTCGGAGCGGCGGACGAAGGTGAAGGCCGTCTTGCCGTAGTCGCGGTAGATCAGGTTGCCCTTGCCGAAGGTGCAGCCGGTGAGCTCCTGGATGGCGTCCACGGCGCAGTTGTCGCACTCCACGATGGCCACCAGTTCCTCGTCCTCGGCCCTGCCGCCCAGCTCCCGCAGGGCGATCTGGGCCGCCCGCACGCCCGTGATGACGCCGGGGCAGAGGTGCCCATGGAAGGCCACTGCCCGCTCCACTTGATCCATCAAGTCTCTGTCTGCCACGCTCAACGCCGACCTCCCGCCGATTCGGGGATGCTACTGCAAATACTTGCAGAAAGTATAGGAGCACACAGACGAAGGGGCAAGTCACGGGGTGCTACACCCGAGGAGTCCGCGCGCCCACGCGCGGATGGTGTTCGACCCGCGGCGTAAGAACTCACGATCATGGGGGGAAGAGCCTTGACCCGCGATGTCGCTCCGGGCTGAAGCCGCGGAGCTATGGCTGAGCGAAGCCCGCCTCCGCGGGTTAGGGCTTTCCTGCAGCCGGCGAAGGCCGGCTTCGCCTTGTCGTAGCTCCGGGGTTCAGCCCGGAGCAGCGGTGCTCGTCAGCACTCGTCCCCCGATCCTGAGCTGTTACCCCTCGGCAGCCCTGAAGCCGGGGAAGCCGGTTCAGCGCCGACGGCTGGGACCCATGCCGCCCGGCCGGGAGGAGCCGCCCATGCCACCAGGTCGGCCGGAACCGCCGAACCCGCCGGGGCGGCGCGAGCCCCCCGATCCAGGTCGCGATGAGGGACCGGAACTGCCCGGATGAGAGGGGCTGCTGCGGCCCGACGGTCCCGGCCACGAAGGTCCGCGCGGTCGGGGTCCGCCGCTTAGAGGTGGGAACATCACGTGTCTCTGCCGTTCCCGCCACAGCACCTCCTCGATGTCCCTCTGGGTGCGCTCGGCCAGGGACTCCAACTCGCGGAAGCGAGAGACGGCCTCGCGGTGGGCGCGCAGCAGCGCCTCCCGATCCCGCGCCTGGGTTGCCGCCAACCGGGCGCGCTCCGCCTGAGTGAGGGCATCGCGGAGGCGGTTAGCCTGCGCCCCGGCAGTGGCTGCCAGGGGGCCGCCGGGCACGTTGCGGGCCGCTCTAGCCGCCTCCTCCACCCTTCTGCGGGCGTCTTGGGCGGCCCGCTCCAGCTC
This genomic interval carries:
- a CDS encoding four helix bundle protein — translated: MRSDRLWTLEAYRLALFACDVAWDDAARLTGDRRTRSLADQLYRAVGSISANIAEGYSRGTGRDRALFYQYALGSAREGRDWYYKGRHVLGSETAQLRMELLTSVIRLLLTMIPQQRGS
- a CDS encoding Gfo/Idh/MocA family oxidoreductase, giving the protein MSRPGIGIVSFAHGHINLYAHQIARFDDARLVAAWDDNRERGEKLSRDLGIPYSPHLEDVLSRPEVDCVIVGSETNRHADLAVAAMEAGKAVLLQKPMATTLADCDRIIETVNRTGVWFSLAFQMRHDPMNQKMRELVRSGVVGRVGTIRRRHCISVLFNRDFVEGPSRWHLSREANRGMFFDDATHALDWLVWMTGQMPVSVIAEIDNVLTDVAPDDTGVAIYRYADGLFAEVYNSSVTLAGENTTEIYGDKGVIIQNHGDAVSTMLRPEHAIGLKLYEAEKGYLGWQDLGVPIPDSQGERIAGVARPFIDGLKAGEPLCCAREGRMSVEMCLAAYRAAETGTRVTFPFH
- a CDS encoding amidohydrolase — protein: MTNEGKRLWIDGHTHLLRRTVRGAEDLRYTLDDVLTVLEGCDADLRFIVSDNNPADVDRIVEEPEFLHAMNERVYRDFVQPSGGRLFGSVQIDPRAVKQSHKDLDLYLGERNFVQVGEVEGMPFGFPLDSLQMVELARHAGQLGAPVQLHCSTADSPTGEHLRQALHLAAEVPECNFIIAHAIGGRNSYHYISAIEQYLARGLDNVYLEIIQFHLRAHLRSAYEHLGPERLVVGTDWATYHGPPWPPYGTHTTLLSHPDFWRQVSLKGFSQWNSEFWFSSMFMLDLRENPYPARVSSLVGFMQEAGFSDEDIEKVGSGNAIRLFRLREKGLLP
- a CDS encoding lysoplasmalogenase, with product MPSPEAIGLAVAWVAWAGLLFGGLAAGPIDAAAGGRMPPATRLASSGVLALAAWGWLATAWVERAGLYALLIAVGMSLGLVGDLFMASVLPAPHPALGGMGAFALGHMAYCGAFLVLAGTPGVAAGPVLTLSWLVWLGIGVASWYAVAQRGERPGLLRALALPYTLLLASTAGLGLGLGLTRPVLLLLALGGALFFVSDLLIAMRLFRDVRRPEWNDLIWLTYGPAQMLIVYSVGLARGLMR
- the uxaC gene encoding glucuronate isomerase, with protein sequence MPERLPIYLPEDRYFDPNPQQKEIALELYRQIRDLPLLCTHGHVDPRMFADPDYSFGSPTQLILIPDHYIFRMLYSQGVPLESLGIPRRDGGPTERDHRRAWQVFAEHFYLFRGTPTGMWLAHELKEVFGVQERLTGETAQTVYDHIQDRLNSPEYRPRRLFERFNIEVLSTTDAATSRLEHHQAIRESGWPGRVIPTFRPDAVVNLDAPGWRENVDALSEVSGIAVDGYSSLIQALESRRAYFKSMGAVATDHAALTPYTEELTAREADTIFQRALRGEATAEDATRFTGHMLMESARMSIEDGLVMQLHPGSFRNHNPEVFARFGPDMGADIPVATEFTRNLRPLLSKYGNDPRLTLILFMLDESTLSRELAPLAGHYPALKLGPPWWFFDSLNGMTRFRELVSETAGLYNTVGFNDDTRAFPSIPARHDLARRVDANWLAGLVVRGIVPLDEAHEMAHACAYGLAKAGYRL
- a CDS encoding four helix bundle protein; the encoded protein is MGKIESHRDLVVWRKAMEMTAEVYRLAAGFPREEEYRLTSQLVRAAASVPANVAEGHARGTRKDYAHFVAVAKGSLAEAETFLLLALDLGLASPQEAQHALSLIEEISKMLTALRARLLSG
- a CDS encoding VOC family protein produces the protein MVGRVVHFEVPADDPERAVSFYRNVLGWQAQRWEGPIDYWLVTTGEEGTPGINGAIMRREGHTGVVNTAAVVSVDETARKVEANGGKVIMPKSVVPGVGFVIYFTDTEGNVFGAIESDESAR
- a CDS encoding ABC transporter permease subunit, encoding MDGLPSFFLGMLLILASAVHLRWLPLSGARTPFAADAGLLVTGSVFVETLFAYPGLGHLLVTAVGVRGYPLIEGLFLVVSLAMVLANAGADVLSRWLDPRVGAA
- a CDS encoding formylmethanofuran dehydrogenase — protein: MDQVERAVAFHGHLCPGVITGVRAAQIALRELGGRAEDEELVAIVECDNCAVDAIQELTGCTFGKGNLIYRDYGKTAFTFVRRSDGKAIRVASKPRRAEPPSEEYLALREKINADTATEAERDRFGQLHRERAMRLLELPEEEVFTVREVDTPLPRRAQLRQSVVCSRCGEPVMETRARLLEGEVLCLPCFGELESR